A part of Streptomyces sp. DSM 40750 genomic DNA contains:
- a CDS encoding nuclear transport factor 2 family protein has translation MSVTSTVRTMSSAAAASTVTEATRAAVQEYLAARVAGDIGRLVALFADEVDWLLAENPGVPWIRPRSTGVECAAQLTELMEYTVPEEARASVDTLLVDGTDAVLMGHLSGTVRATGKSFEGPFALRLTVEDGRITRHHLYENSLSIAMACAP, from the coding sequence ATGTCCGTCACGTCCACTGTCCGCACGATGAGTTCAGCCGCCGCCGCGAGCACCGTCACCGAGGCCACCCGGGCCGCCGTGCAGGAGTACCTCGCCGCCCGGGTGGCCGGGGACATCGGCCGGCTCGTTGCGCTGTTCGCCGACGAGGTCGACTGGCTGCTCGCCGAGAACCCCGGCGTGCCGTGGATCCGCCCGCGATCCACCGGCGTCGAATGTGCGGCGCAACTCACGGAGTTGATGGAGTACACCGTGCCCGAGGAGGCGCGCGCGTCGGTCGACACCCTCCTCGTCGACGGCACCGACGCCGTCCTGATGGGGCACTTGTCGGGGACGGTACGCGCGACGGGGAAGTCCTTCGAAGGGCCGTTCGCGCTGCGCCTCACCGTGGAGGACGGCCGCATCACTCGACACCACCTCTATGAGAACAGCCTGTCGATCGCCATGGCCTGCGCCCCGTGA